The genomic segment GTAGCTCAAGCCAGATCAAATCTGCCACCAGCAGAAAATTTACCAAGACCACAACTACCACAACCAACTCCACCAGAGACTCCCAAATTACCACCGCCAGCAGATTTATTCCGCACGCCCAACGAAACTACTCCACCACAAGAAACAATCCCCAGTGGTAGACAAGAGACAATTCGCGTCGATCGCTTTGAGGTAATTGGTAGTACTGTATTTAGCAGTGCAGAATTGGCAGAAGCCACGCAAAAATTTACTGGTAAACCCATCACCTTTGCGGAATTGCTCAGAGCCAGTGATGCGATTACAAA from the Aulosira sp. FACHB-615 genome contains:
- a CDS encoding POTRA domain-containing protein: MSVEYFLSLKDYRRSRNWLIFLSLFLGNLSPSLVQAQTGSIYLVAQARSNLPPAENLPRPQLPQPTPPETPKLPPPADLFRTPNETTPPQETIPSGRQETIRVDRFEVIGSTVFSSAELAEATQKFTGKPITFAELLRASDAITKLYTDKGYISSNTFAKIRG